The following proteins are co-located in the Micromonospora coriariae genome:
- a CDS encoding tetratricopeptide repeat protein: MPHPSPLAAAQHRALALRAAGDLSAARQLLAEAVGSARPSYGEDHPEVLHTTHLLARLHREADEPLAARRLLEEAFAAGERRWDHSDPAMLALAFELAEVAEELGNRHEARRNYTRVATAGPAVLGEHHPAVRTARRYLGEAAAAPAEHQPSPPAPRLTPDDRSADPVPAGDAGTRSALSGPTLSLATLAAMRPSAGGPPAAASPWAPPAPPAAPQSTPPAVRAPAAPTPPTDAGPPPGPAPDPRVMPTEPANRSASTFVTPGPPQPGAPPAPPPVAPQAPQLTAPPVPPAPAPRTPPRQRTEEQQPGPARPPVDASPRPRPANQPAEPQQLVGPQQPPRPLSGSPVPPRQRVGDQPQQPGVDAPPTPSAQVPAAAPPGPAVPPSPAPRWDTPTIQVQQIEPLLAEEMARAAATPAEASGSTNVAGGAAGGLSAASAPPEPVHPVSAPPGHNNPVSGPPGHNHPVSGQPGLPYPVSGPPGHPYPVSGPPGYRHPVSAPSAQPYPVSGPPYEQPVSAPPGHDYPVSGPPVSAPPVSAPPVPPWGLTAPPWSRTAPSQPLPTAGNDPAGGSVVDGPRSEAHPEVEPGGATAVPPGVPAHPMAVTPPAPTEVFTPVGPGSGGPARPDSAQPDLTARQSSPVAAADGTAPPAAPAPAAERYPGQERYPAQQYHPGQPVYPGQPYHPGGQDGYGPAYTEERSAGRGRATLIGAVVAAGVAVVAVAGLGAVMLSRDDAPPTAGTVPTSAAPTAAGPPPGDLKLRDDAVTITLTWTDPSEGAVPFMVAGGRAGQALGVMATVDPGRTSYTVNGLNSRVDYCFTVLAVYSTDSFATSGQVCTERERGTPPS, encoded by the coding sequence GTGCCCCATCCCTCTCCTCTGGCAGCCGCCCAGCACCGGGCCCTCGCCCTGCGCGCCGCGGGCGACCTCAGCGCCGCCCGGCAGCTGCTCGCGGAGGCCGTCGGATCCGCCCGCCCGTCGTACGGCGAGGACCACCCCGAGGTGCTGCACACCACGCACCTGCTGGCTCGGCTGCACCGGGAGGCGGACGAGCCGCTCGCCGCCCGCCGGTTGTTGGAGGAGGCGTTCGCCGCGGGCGAGCGGCGCTGGGACCACTCCGATCCGGCGATGCTCGCGCTCGCCTTCGAGCTCGCGGAGGTCGCCGAGGAGCTGGGCAACCGGCACGAGGCCCGCCGCAACTACACCCGCGTCGCGACCGCCGGGCCCGCCGTGCTCGGGGAGCACCACCCGGCGGTACGCACCGCCCGCCGCTACCTCGGCGAAGCCGCTGCCGCACCGGCCGAGCATCAGCCGTCGCCGCCAGCGCCCCGGCTGACCCCGGATGACCGTTCCGCCGATCCCGTTCCGGCCGGCGATGCCGGGACGCGCTCCGCGCTGTCCGGTCCGACGCTGTCTCTGGCGACCCTGGCCGCGATGCGACCGTCGGCAGGCGGCCCCCCGGCCGCCGCGTCGCCCTGGGCTCCACCGGCACCGCCGGCCGCGCCCCAATCGACCCCTCCGGCGGTACGCGCACCCGCCGCGCCAACCCCGCCAACCGATGCCGGCCCACCGCCGGGACCGGCTCCCGACCCCCGCGTGATGCCCACCGAGCCGGCAAACCGATCGGCATCGACGTTCGTCACGCCGGGGCCACCGCAGCCCGGAGCACCTCCTGCGCCTCCGCCGGTGGCACCTCAAGCGCCCCAGCTCACGGCGCCTCCCGTACCCCCGGCACCGGCACCTCGCACGCCGCCACGCCAACGCACCGAGGAGCAGCAGCCGGGACCAGCCCGACCGCCGGTCGACGCGTCGCCTCGTCCACGGCCGGCGAACCAGCCGGCGGAGCCGCAGCAGCTGGTCGGACCGCAGCAGCCACCCAGGCCACTGTCCGGGTCACCGGTACCACCGCGCCAACGGGTGGGCGACCAACCGCAGCAGCCAGGGGTCGATGCGCCGCCGACACCATCGGCCCAGGTGCCGGCCGCCGCGCCGCCAGGCCCGGCGGTGCCGCCGTCTCCGGCTCCCCGGTGGGATACCCCGACGATCCAGGTACAGCAGATCGAGCCGCTGTTGGCCGAGGAGATGGCCCGGGCTGCCGCGACGCCGGCCGAGGCGAGCGGGTCAACCAACGTGGCCGGCGGGGCGGCGGGCGGGCTTTCCGCCGCCAGCGCCCCTCCCGAGCCGGTGCACCCGGTGAGCGCCCCACCCGGCCACAACAACCCGGTGTCCGGACCACCCGGCCACAACCACCCGGTGTCCGGACAACCGGGGCTCCCCTACCCCGTGTCGGGGCCGCCCGGCCACCCCTATCCCGTGTCCGGGCCGCCCGGCTACCGCCATCCTGTCTCCGCGCCATCGGCCCAGCCCTATCCGGTGTCCGGGCCGCCCTACGAGCAGCCCGTCTCCGCACCACCGGGCCACGACTACCCGGTGTCCGGCCCACCCGTCTCCGCACCGCCGGTGAGCGCGCCGCCCGTACCGCCGTGGGGGTTGACCGCGCCGCCGTGGAGCCGCACCGCGCCGTCGCAGCCGTTGCCCACTGCCGGCAACGACCCGGCGGGTGGTTCCGTGGTGGACGGGCCCCGGTCCGAGGCGCACCCTGAGGTCGAGCCCGGTGGGGCCACGGCGGTGCCGCCGGGCGTGCCAGCCCATCCGATGGCCGTGACGCCACCCGCGCCGACCGAGGTGTTCACACCCGTGGGGCCGGGCAGCGGCGGTCCGGCAAGGCCCGACTCGGCCCAGCCGGACCTGACCGCCCGACAGTCGAGCCCCGTCGCGGCCGCGGATGGGACGGCACCGCCGGCCGCCCCCGCACCGGCCGCCGAGCGGTATCCGGGCCAGGAGCGGTACCCGGCCCAGCAGTACCACCCGGGTCAGCCGGTGTACCCGGGTCAGCCCTACCACCCGGGCGGCCAGGACGGGTATGGGCCGGCGTACACCGAGGAGAGGTCGGCGGGCCGCGGCCGGGCGACGCTGATCGGTGCGGTGGTGGCCGCCGGGGTGGCCGTGGTGGCGGTGGCCGGACTGGGCGCGGTGATGCTGAGTCGCGATGACGCGCCACCGACGGCCGGGACCGTGCCGACCTCGGCGGCGCCGACGGCGGCCGGGCCACCGCCGGGTGATCTGAAGCTGCGGGACGACGCGGTCACGATCACGCTGACCTGGACCGACCCGTCCGAGGGCGCGGTGCCGTTCATGGTCGCCGGTGGCCGGGCCGGGCAGGCGCTGGGAGTGATGGCCACCGTGGACCCGGGCCGGACCAGCTACACGGTCAACGGGCTGAACTCCCGGGTGGACTACTGCTTCACAGTGCTGGCGGTCTACTCGACCGACAGCTTCGCCACCTCTGGGCAGGTCTGCACCGAGCGGGAGCGCGGCACCCCACCGAGCTGA
- a CDS encoding AAA family ATPase: MNTHEPLTQPEVQGFAALAARLAENVNAVVLGKPQVVRLALTALFAQGHVLLEDVPGVGKTTLARAIAATVKGQWRRIQFTPDLLPSDVSGVTIFNQATRDFEFHPGPVFANIVIADEINRASPKTQSALLEVMEERTVTVDGVRHPVPAPFLVVATQNPVEMDGTYRLPEAQLDRFLVKLSVGYPDEAVEVEVLRGATVRSPEALTPVTDTATVGEMVRMARRVHIAEPLYAYAVRLAAATRTHQHVRVGVSPRGVIALTRAACAYALIDGRGWIMPEDLKALAEPVFAHRLLLTPDAQVRGMTAAEVLRQAIASVPVPLPSGQPAPVQG, encoded by the coding sequence GTGAACACCCACGAGCCGCTCACCCAGCCGGAGGTGCAGGGCTTCGCCGCGCTGGCCGCCCGGCTGGCCGAGAACGTCAACGCGGTGGTGCTCGGCAAGCCGCAGGTGGTCCGGCTGGCGCTGACCGCGCTCTTCGCGCAGGGTCACGTGCTCCTGGAGGACGTGCCCGGGGTCGGCAAGACAACCCTGGCCCGCGCCATCGCCGCCACGGTGAAGGGTCAGTGGCGGCGCATCCAGTTCACCCCCGACCTGCTCCCGTCGGATGTGTCCGGTGTGACGATCTTCAACCAGGCGACGCGGGACTTCGAGTTCCATCCTGGGCCGGTCTTCGCCAACATCGTCATCGCCGACGAGATCAACCGTGCGTCGCCGAAGACCCAGTCGGCGCTGCTGGAGGTGATGGAGGAGCGCACCGTCACCGTGGACGGGGTTCGGCACCCGGTGCCCGCGCCGTTCCTGGTGGTCGCCACGCAGAACCCGGTGGAGATGGACGGCACCTACCGGCTGCCCGAGGCGCAGCTGGACCGCTTCCTGGTCAAGCTCTCCGTCGGGTATCCGGACGAGGCGGTCGAGGTGGAGGTGCTGCGCGGCGCGACCGTCCGCTCCCCCGAGGCGCTCACCCCGGTCACCGACACCGCCACCGTGGGCGAGATGGTGCGGATGGCCCGCCGGGTGCACATCGCCGAGCCGCTCTACGCGTACGCGGTCCGGCTGGCCGCCGCCACCCGCACCCACCAGCACGTGCGCGTCGGAGTCAGCCCCCGGGGCGTCATCGCGCTGACCCGCGCCGCGTGCGCGTACGCGCTGATCGACGGACGGGGTTGGATCATGCCGGAGGATCTGAAGGCGCTCGCCGAACCGGTGTTCGCCCACCGGCTGCTGCTCACCCCGGACGCCCAGGTGCGTGGGATGACCGCGGCGGAGGTGCTGCGCCAGGCCATCGCCTCGGTGCCCGTGCCGCTGCCGTCGGGGCAGCCGGCACCGGTGCAGGGCTGA
- a CDS encoding fibronectin type III domain-containing protein, with the protein MASIEDAARTDAPRSRSRLRGGLVTIGTVTALLAAMGLTVLGLGAADNAVANYDASSWLWSAARSELARVNGVTARVDTRTEVPNARRHPMQVTQTDRLLILRDLQTGQVSSLDLATLQLTATTRTTPGLGVSVALHEDAAFVVDAVQGIVRQLDPRSLAPVGEPVRYPPGITGGTFDGEGRLWIAVPSEGTVSAVTAAKLPSAPASAAPAGGGLSPERVETYDVAEASHELVVSTLDDGVAVLDRTAGKLVRVQRGEVHLTPLKLTGPAALPARTSGPRVPVTVSAERRVLVVGDAGEERAFTVPGNGDRLSAAVAWADRFYCADEANGTIYSFDSGGQLVDTIRGRANGPLELEVRENHLFINSPDSATARVVDDKHQVREVNKYANDVLGGDPPPAPPPPPPPKKPRVGKPSAPRSVTAAAGNAEARVSWRPAAANGAEIMKYVVQGAGQRLEVGANRRAVEVKGLTNGETYRFAVHAVNAKGDGPSRSSNPVTPTAAVPDPPASVTAQERPDGTVLVKWPAANGQGNKIAKYAVTASSAGTNAPAGESTKTDLVVPAGELEFGTQYAFTVVAVNDKGAGSAASPVSNTVVPFAAPGRPVDLRAGTVAAQPGAITVQWAPAEANGRPVTKYLVDVGGRSSEVTDTRTTVTGLGNGQNVTVKVKAVNEAGPGPEATTTARTVAEPRVTVTGSSATATSATVTFTVDAGGGQATCSVSTPGEPAKAGACSSITVPGLTPGTKYTFTVTASNAAGKGTATRAQDTDPLYGVATCNNGPDGDQRTYCDREVDGRNGNEIFRVTRQDNDQQEGWAKPGTRLKAYCKKSGQNVDSWIYNNQKQSTWWVQVEYSGKNYIPWAWLNLEGGDNINVLPTC; encoded by the coding sequence GTGGCCAGCATCGAGGACGCCGCGCGCACCGACGCCCCCCGTTCGCGGTCCCGGCTGCGCGGCGGGCTGGTGACCATCGGCACGGTGACCGCGCTGCTGGCGGCCATGGGGCTGACCGTCCTCGGGTTGGGTGCGGCGGACAACGCGGTGGCCAACTACGACGCGAGTTCCTGGCTGTGGAGCGCGGCGCGCAGCGAGTTGGCCCGGGTCAACGGGGTCACCGCCCGCGTCGACACCCGCACCGAGGTCCCCAACGCTCGCCGCCACCCGATGCAGGTCACCCAGACCGACCGGCTGCTGATCTTGCGCGACCTGCAGACCGGGCAGGTCAGCTCACTGGACCTGGCCACCCTGCAGCTCACCGCGACCACCCGGACCACCCCCGGGCTGGGCGTGAGCGTCGCCCTGCACGAGGACGCGGCGTTCGTCGTCGACGCGGTGCAAGGCATCGTGCGTCAGCTCGACCCGCGGTCGCTGGCGCCCGTCGGAGAGCCGGTCCGCTACCCGCCGGGCATCACCGGCGGCACCTTCGACGGCGAGGGCCGGCTCTGGATCGCGGTGCCCAGCGAGGGCACGGTGTCGGCGGTGACCGCCGCGAAGCTGCCGTCCGCGCCGGCGTCGGCCGCGCCGGCCGGTGGCGGGCTCAGTCCGGAGCGGGTCGAGACGTACGACGTTGCCGAGGCCAGTCACGAGCTGGTGGTCTCCACGCTGGACGACGGGGTGGCGGTGCTCGACCGCACCGCTGGGAAGCTGGTGCGGGTGCAGCGCGGCGAGGTGCACCTGACGCCGCTGAAGCTGACCGGTCCGGCGGCGCTGCCGGCTCGCACCAGCGGCCCGCGTGTCCCGGTCACCGTGTCCGCTGAGCGGCGGGTGCTGGTGGTGGGTGACGCCGGCGAGGAGCGTGCGTTCACCGTGCCGGGCAATGGCGACCGGCTCAGCGCGGCGGTGGCCTGGGCGGACCGGTTCTACTGTGCCGACGAGGCCAACGGCACCATCTACTCCTTCGACTCCGGTGGCCAGTTGGTCGACACCATCCGCGGCCGGGCGAACGGGCCGCTGGAGCTGGAGGTGCGGGAGAATCACCTGTTCATCAACTCCCCCGACTCGGCGACCGCCCGGGTGGTGGACGACAAGCACCAGGTGCGCGAGGTCAACAAGTACGCCAACGACGTGCTCGGCGGCGACCCGCCGCCGGCTCCCCCGCCGCCGCCCCCGCCGAAGAAGCCGCGGGTGGGCAAGCCGAGCGCGCCGCGCAGCGTCACCGCCGCCGCCGGCAACGCCGAGGCCCGGGTGAGCTGGCGGCCGGCCGCCGCGAACGGCGCCGAGATCATGAAGTACGTGGTGCAGGGCGCCGGCCAGCGCCTGGAGGTCGGTGCCAACCGGCGCGCGGTGGAGGTCAAGGGGCTGACCAACGGCGAGACGTACCGGTTCGCGGTGCACGCGGTGAACGCCAAGGGCGACGGCCCGTCGCGCAGCAGCAACCCGGTCACCCCGACCGCCGCCGTGCCCGACCCGCCCGCGAGCGTCACCGCTCAGGAGCGGCCGGACGGCACGGTGCTGGTGAAGTGGCCGGCGGCCAACGGGCAGGGCAACAAGATCGCGAAGTACGCGGTGACGGCCAGCTCGGCGGGGACGAACGCGCCGGCCGGCGAGTCGACGAAGACCGACCTGGTGGTGCCCGCCGGGGAGCTGGAGTTCGGCACCCAGTACGCGTTCACCGTCGTCGCGGTCAACGACAAGGGCGCCGGCTCGGCGGCCTCGCCGGTCAGCAACACGGTGGTGCCGTTCGCGGCGCCCGGCCGGCCGGTCGACCTGCGGGCCGGCACGGTCGCCGCCCAGCCCGGCGCGATCACCGTGCAGTGGGCGCCGGCCGAGGCGAACGGCCGACCGGTGACCAAGTACCTGGTGGACGTCGGTGGGCGCAGCAGCGAGGTGACCGACACCCGCACCACCGTCACGGGGTTGGGCAACGGCCAGAACGTCACAGTGAAGGTGAAGGCGGTCAACGAGGCCGGGCCGGGCCCGGAGGCCACCACCACCGCCCGCACGGTCGCCGAACCACGGGTCACGGTGACCGGCTCGTCGGCCACCGCCACCTCGGCGACCGTCACGTTCACAGTGGACGCCGGCGGCGGGCAGGCCACCTGTTCGGTGAGCACGCCGGGCGAGCCGGCGAAGGCCGGGGCGTGCTCCAGCATCACGGTGCCGGGCCTGACGCCGGGCACGAAGTACACGTTCACGGTGACCGCCAGCAACGCCGCCGGCAAGGGCACCGCGACCCGGGCGCAGGACACCGACCCGCTGTACGGCGTCGCGACCTGCAACAACGGGCCGGACGGCGACCAGCGGACGTACTGCGACAGGGAGGTCGACGGCCGCAACGGCAACGAGATCTTCCGGGTCACCCGGCAGGACAACGACCAGCAGGAGGGCTGGGCGAAGCCCGGCACCCGGCTGAAGGCGTACTGCAAGAAGTCGGGCCAGAACGTCGACTCGTGGATCTACAACAACCAGAAGCAGAGCACCTGGTGGGTGCAGGTCGAGTACAGCGGGAAGAACTACATCCCCTGGGCCTGGCTCAACCTGGAGGGCGGCGACAACATCAACGTCCTGCCCACCTGCTGA